The following is a genomic window from Ethanoligenens harbinense YUAN-3.
GCTACAATAAAACCATGCTTTTTTTCATTCTTTTTCTCCTCTCTTCAATAATCTGTTCTTATCTGATTTTGCCCCCGGTGCCATCCGGGGGATTTTTATGAAACTTTATAAATTATCACATATCCATCACAATACAGTGCTATATTCAGTACAGTATTCGATGCCGTATATATATATTCTGATGTGCCCCGGACCGGAAAGGAACGATTTGTTATGTCTGTTTTATCCATCAGTCAAGCGCAAAGCAACGTGCTCACGTCTTCGTCCTCTCGGAATTTATCGAAAAGCCAGTCCAGCACGAACTCCACAAGCAACACCAGCTCAACCTCCAGTTCGTCCAGCACCAGCGAACTGGAGCAGGAAAAGGAAAAGCTCGAAGAACAAATTGAGCAACTGGAGCGTGAAAACGGAGACCAAAAGCAAATCGCGCAGTTGCAACAGCAGTTACAACAAATTGAGCAGGAAATTACATCTGCACAAGCGTCGTCATCCTCCAGCAGCGCGACAAGCCTCAATGGAAGCGTCGGCGGCACGCTGGATGTCAATGTCTAACCTGCTTATCGCACTGTATTCGCACGGATTCTGATCTGGAAAAGAGGTTCGTATGGGCACAATTGACAGTTTGAGTTCTATTATTACGCAGTATGAGTCAATTATGTCTGGAAGCAATGCGAGCAGCACAAGCAGCTCGTCTACGCTCATTTCCACGCTTGAATCAAAGAGTTCTTCGGCCGAGAACACATCCGCCAGCCTGCTTGATGAGTTGACCGGAAGCAGCTCCTCGTCCAGCTCCTCGTCGGCGGAAAGTGCTTTCGAATCACTTCTATTCAGTAAAACCAACGCACTTTCCACGCTTTATACGAACGCAAAAAGTTTTTCTTCCTCGGCATCCTTGCTGGCCACAGCGGCGAGCAACTCGTCCACATTGAGCTGTGATGATGTTTCCAGCTATGTTTCAGCCTACAATTCACTTATCACCGCAGCCAGCACCAGTGGAACATTTGCCGGAGAGGAGGACCTTTCGACCTTGCGTCAGAATATGACGGACGCATCGGATTCGCTTTCGTCGATTGGTATCACGATCAACTCCAACGGTACCCTTACGGTAAATGAAGACACGCTGGAATCCGCTCTGTCCAGCGACGCGTCTTCGGTGGCCTCCACGCTGAGCGGCCTTGCCTCCACTACAAAAGCGTCGGCGTCTGGGCTGGTTTCCGGAACACTCACACAATATACCGAGAGCTTTAAACAGTCTATGAGTTCCTACACAAAACTCAACCAGGACGAATCCGGCTTGGAATTGATCGGACTGCTATTTGATTCAAAATCCTGATTTACCACACATGTTCAACTTTTGTTCCAGTATGTAAAATTCAGGCCGGAATCACTTGAACGCAACATAGAACGGCGAACAATGGTGGGGGTCCGGCCTCTCAGGCCGCTCTTGCCGATCAGGTTGCGAGCCTTATTGAACAGAAAACAAAAAGCTGCCTTTGCCGCTTTGTCTATAGACAAGTGGGCAGAGCAGCTTTTTGCGTTTCGGATAGGCCCGGGTTTGAAGAGCGGGAATATTTTGCATCAAACGGTTTTCTTCCGTTGCCGAAATGGCTTGCATGCAGCGTCCGGTGCATCTTATGAGATGTCCGCGAGAAACGTGGTATTTCTTTTATCTGATCAGGAAATGTGGATGTTTACTCCGTTTACTTCAACACCTTCCTCCACGCGTATGAGAATGTACTTTGCGCCGTCGATCATGCGTGTTTCCACCAGGTCGCTGCGATCCGGGTTTACGTGGATGGTCACATCCGGAGTGCGGACTTCGAATTTCTTTGTATCCACGATATTGCGCGGGCTGAGCTCGGTATCGGCGCCAAACTCGGCATCGTATTTTTCATCAAACGCGGACACGGTCGCATCCGAAACACCGCAAGACTGCAGCACATCCTTAACGGCACCTTTGCAGACCACCAAAGGCTCGGTCTCTTTGTTGGCCTTATGCTCCTCGATCATGCCGCACAACTGCTCGTGGACCGACTGCACCACGTCATACCGGCATTCTTCAGCCAGAGCATCTCCCAGCACGGACTGAAAGATTTCCTTCTGCTCCGCGGCTGGCATGGGGACATCGGTCTTGAATACGGCTTCGACGAATTCGGCATGGTTTTCCTCAATGTTGCGTGTGTAATAAAGCGCGTTGTAAATGTTGGCGCTACGGTCGTCAAAGGCCGGGAACAGAAAGCCAAGCTCCGGCGCCGAAACGAGCCAGTTTTCCTGGCAATTATGAAATACATTTTCAACGGCAAAGTAACTCAGCTCGGGTTTGGTCTGTTTGATGGCGCAGATGCTGCACAGAATGTATGGAAACACTTCAGAGGAAGCGTCGTCCTGTCTGTCCCCGTCATGGGAATGGTAAGGAATATCGTATGTATCATGTGCCAGCAGGATCAGATAATTACCTTCCATAGAAACCGCCTGGATCACTCGCTGGAAAAAAGTCTGCACGGCGTCCTCGTTTTTCAGGGACGAATTTTTAAGCTCCATCAAAAGCTGATGTTCTTCCCCATCCACTACCTGCTGCGTATCGAACGAGATATCGATCAGATTTTTTCCAAGAGTTCCGGACAGTGTCCGCTTGATAATGGCCAGAAATTTCTCCGATTCTTCCTGCGACATCGAAAGCAGGGATTGATCGAATTCCGAAACGATCTCACGCTGATCGTTGACAAAGCACCCTCTTATGTGTGTGATATTGCTTGTTTCCTGCCGGAAACGGCGGCGTATCTCCGCAACTTCCTTTTCGTTCATACATTACCTCGTCTGCCGGGATGGTTCGTTTGATTTGTTTGATACGACGGGCGCCGCCGACACTCCTCGGATCGCACCCGTCCATTCAATTTGACGCGGGGTTTCCCGTCTGATCCACCCGCTTTTGGTAATTCGTCCCCCAATCGCACATGGACTGAATGATGGGCTTCATGGATTTGCCAAGATCGGTCAGTGCATACTCCACGCGGGGCGGCACCTCCGCATAGACGGTGCGCTCCACAATCCCGTCCTGTTCCATCTGCCGCAGTTGCAGCGTCAACGTGCGGAAGGTGATGGCGGGTATGATTTTTTTCAGCTCACCAAAGCGCTTTTTCCCGCTGAGCAGGCGGTAAAGAATGATGCCCTTCCACTTTCCGCTGATCAGGTTCAGCGTGGTTTCCACCGGACAAACGCCGCCCGTGCAATCCGGCGTCAAGGGATAATGCACCGCACCCGCCTCCGAATATATCAAAAGTATAGTTATAGACCATGATGTGTATTATACATCAATGTTTTGCGTGCTTCAAGAACCGCCCGCCATATGTGGAGATTTTTCAGCGGGCAACACAGTCCTTTCGCGGCCGGCAGCATGTGTCATTCCGCGCACCCCTGTCGAACGCGCTGAAGAAGATTAGCCACGGCATTGACCCCTGATCTCCCTGCCCGGTCTGTATAGGCTCGTCGTCGGTTATTGACGGCGCATTCCGAGCATGGTAAAATATTGGTGTGTTGACAGATGGAGGCAAGGCCTTCTTTGTGAGACCGAGAGGAGAATGACCGGGTGGAACTGCAATACAGGTTAACGGAAAAGGATTTCGGAACGTGCTTGTACATGCTCAAAAAGAAAACATACCTGATTACTACATTGGTTGGCGGATTGGCCGTTTTGATCGCAACCATTTTTTCCATGTGGAGCGTACTTCCTGAAACCTGGTTTATTGCGGCTGCAACGACCGTTGTTTTTACCGTTGTACTTTATTTCGTATTGAAATGGTTGCACACCTTGTCTGTGAAACATTTCGTTAGAAAAATCGGAAAAGCATCGTTTGAAGGCCTACAGACGCTTTCTTTAACAGAAGAAGGGCTTCTTGATCACAGCAGCTTACAGGACACAAAGATACCATATACTTCCATTAAAAGCATGGAAGAAAACAACGGTTATATTGTGATAAAAAGCAGCATCTCCTTGATATTCGTGCCCATCAAGGGGATTGAAAATCCGGAAGATACGGTTCGTTTTCTGGCAACACTCAAATCCAAGATCGGATAATCCAGGCGCTGGGAATCCATCATATCGGGCACAGAAAAACCGCTCAGGTTTGCCACATCGGGCTTGCCTGAGCGGTTTGTAATGAACACACCCGCCGTCATTCGGACGGAAAATCAGACGTGCCTTCTCTTTCGGAGGATCATCGCCGCCGGCACAGTGCCGATCGGCGAGGCGTAATCGTATTTCGTGTACTATTTTATGCCCCTGCGCATTTCGTGCTCTGATATTCTGTCTGCCCGGCCGGCTACCACGCAGCAACAGTATAACAACAGCATATCCGCTGCTAATAAAGAGGCAAGCAAAAGGACTAGCATGTCCAATATAATTTTCATCATGAACGCACCCGCTTTCATATAAATTTTAGCCGGTATTTCAAAAATAATGTGTCGAGATGATGAAAATGATTTTTGCAAAACTTCAGCGGTTATTAGCAGTATGTGCCAACCACGTTTATAAAACGCAATATGTTTGAAAAAATTGTAAATTATTTGAAAAAAGAATCGAACAAACAGAAATGATATAGAAATTTTTTAGAAACTATTTACTTTGCTATGATATTATGAAATATACATTGTAATCCAGTTGTTTTATCCAGAAAGGATTTGGGGATGATGACAGATTTTGCTGTTGGAAACATCGTAAAAACAGATATGTATTACAATACACAGCCATATCCTCACAAGCCAATCAAAAAGGGCACTATATTAGAAATTCAAAGTCTTTCAAACATTCAGGTGGCTCTTGTAAGAAATGAGCGTGGGCACCTGATTGAGATTCCAACCAATCACCTTATAAAAGTAAAATAACGAGTGCACACTCTGAAAGGCTGAAAATTTTAAAAGTATATGAAAAGACAACACCCCCACCCGCCGAAAACCGGCGGATCGGGGTGTTCAATTATGCGTATTTTTCAAGAGCCAATGGGCTGCGCCGGTCCGCCACGAATATTCCGCACAGGCACACCCAACGGCTGCGTTCGACCTCTAAATCCCGCCGCGGGCAGGAAACGGGTATGCGCATAAAAATTTAGCTCGGGCATGCGATCTATTGGCGGAACTTACCGAATACCAACTATACGAACGATACGGTCCGCAGCGTGCGCAGAGTATATGGCAGAATGGAGGGAACGCCATCATGCGCTTGTGCCGGACGCGCTGGAATTGGACGAAGCCGACGAAACGGCATTGGAAAGCAGGCTGTTGATGTCGCCCAAAGCGCTGTTGATGTCGGCCAGCTTGCTGTTACGGGTCTGCTGGACGGCTTCTGCCTGCTGAAAAGCCGCGTCGATGGCCTGCTCGTTTTGGCTTTTGATGTTGGCTTTGTTCTGCCCCAGGATCGTTTTGATCTGACCCTGCGTTTGTTTGATGGCGGCCAAATCGGCTTTGACGCGCTGGTTGTCCGTCTGGACGGCGCTTAAAGTCGTCTGCGGTATTTGGATGCCGTTTTCCTTGATGGTTTTCAGGCTGTTTGCGATGCTTAGACGCAGCTTGGTGTTATCGTCAACCAACTGCAAATTTTTGGATTCATTGCTCCATAACGCGGTGCGGTCCTGATCCAGCGCCTGCCGGAGTGCGCTGCGCGAGCTGGCTGCGGACGAAATGGCTTCCGTGCGCGAAGAAACGGCGGATTCCCGGCTTTCCACTTTTTGTTCCCGGCTTTGCAGAGCCGAAATGCGCGAGTCTATTTTGGACGTGTCGGCTGTTGCGGCAAATGCGGTGGTGCCCAGCATAGCGATTACGCAGATGACGGACACGGCGGCTATGGTTTTTTTCTTCATTGAAATCACTGCTCCCTCTGTTCAGGCATCCGGCAAAGATACGTCGCCGGAAGAAACATGGTCTAATCCGTTTAGTGTTCCGCTCAGATCACTCATTGTTTTTTCGACGCCGTTCAGATCGGAAGACTGTCCGGATAAAACAGTCTGCTGTCTGCCGGACGCGGCGGAAAGAGCTTGCTGCGCGCCCGCGTCCGACGAAGAACGCCCGCTCCGCCTGTTTTCGCCGGCACAGGCCGTGAACAAACCCGCCGCCAGCAGGCAGACGAACAGGACTGCCGGAATTCTCCGCATGGGCTTTTGCATATGCATCATCCTCCTACGTGCATATTGTACGACGGACGCCTCACGCAAAACAACGGAGAAACTGCGGCAAAATTGCGTCAAATCTTTCTCTGCGCCCGCAAAACCGGTACAATAGCAGTGGGTGAAGCATATGAAACACTTGGTTTATATCGCAGACGATGAGATCCATATCCGCAACCTGATCGAGATGTTTTTTCAAAGCGGCGGCTATGACACGGCGACGTTTGACAGCGGCGACGCGCTGCTGCAGGCATTTGAGCAGCGGCCAGCAGAACTGGTGGTGCTGGATGTGATGATGCCGGGGACGGACGGTCTGGCCGTCTGTACGCGTCTACGTCAGATCAGTGACACGTTTATCATCATCGTGTCGGCGCGGGACAGCGAATTTGACCGCATCACCGGGCTGACGCTCGGTTCGGACGATTACCTCACCAAGCCCTTTTCTCCCATGGAACTGGTGGCCCGTGCCAACGCCCTCTTCCGGCGCCGGGAAAGCGCAAACCTACAAGCGGATGCCGATACGCTTTCTTATGCCGGCCTGCTGCTTCGCCTGAACGCGCGGGAGGCCACCTTGAACGGCGTGCCGCTTGACCTGACGCCCACGGAATACGATCTAATGGTTTACATGGCGCGCAACAGGGAAAAGGCCATCTCCCGCACGGAACTGCTCCGGCATGTGTGGCGATACGGGAGCGGTACGGAAGTGGATACACGGGCGACCGACGATACGGTCAAGCGGCTGCGTAAAAAGCTGGTAAAGGCAGGCGCATCGTTTTCCATCGACTCCGTGTGGGGCTTTGGGTTCAAATTGACGCAGAAAGGACCGCACGATGAAGACCCTCCGACGTAAAATTCTGACGCCTACCCTGCTGCTCATCATTCTCATTCCATTGCTCACATTGATTATTTTCAACGTGTTTCTGCGTATTTATGTTCAAAAAAATGCGCGCGCCGATTTGCAAACGGAAGCGCAGGCCATGCATGCGGCAGCCGTTCAATTGTTGGACAGTGATCCGTCGGCGTTTCAGGGGCAGGCACTGGACGAAACGATGCGGAAACTGTCTGGTTCGCTACATGGCGGAGAGCTGTCCACGAACGGCGCGGATGTGTTGGTGTTCGACAGTGGGAAACAGCTTCTTTTCCCTAAAAACACCGACCCCCTCAGCGCGGCCTCGTTGTGGCGAGTGGAACGCCGCTTGTCCGTTAAAACCGTAAAAAACCGTGTCACCGAGATCCGGCTGGGCGGAAACAGCTATCTGCTGTATATGGACACACTTGCCGTTCCGGGCAATACGGTGTATCTGGTGCTGCTGGCTCATCTGGATCTGGCCAACCGCCTTTTGAGCATGGCCAATTTGCTGCTCATCTGCATTATGGTCGGCGGCATTCTGATCGGCGTGCTGGTGGCGCGCCGCATTGCCGCGCGTTTCTCCAAAACAGTTGGGCAGGTCTGCCAAACTGCCGAACAAATCGGATCGGGCAAATTTGCCACACCGACAGATTTGCCTACCGATATTCTGGAGTTCCGCGTACTGATGCAGAGCATCGCACGGATGGCCGAGCGGCTGGGAGCGTATGACCGCGCCCAGAAAACATTTCTGCAAAACGCGTCCCATGAACTGCGCACTCCATTGATGTCAATACAGGGTTACGCGGAGGGAATCGCACAGGGCGTTGTGCCCGATACCAAAGCCGCGGCCGAGATCATCGCAGGGGAAAGCACGCGGATAACGGGACTGGTGGAAGAACTGCTCACGCTTTCCCGGTTGGACAGCGGGACATACGACGTTCGGCCGGTTCCCATCGATCTATGCAAAGCGCTGCCCGCAAGCGCCAAACGGCTGGGCGGACTGGTTTTGCAGAGCGGGCGGGAGATACGGCTCCGTCTGCCGCCCGATCCCGCTGTGGTGATGGGGGATGAACACCTGCTTGCCCAAAGTGTGGAAAACATCCTTTCCAATGGCTTGCGGTACGCACGCACGTCGGTCACGGTTTCGCTGCGGATGGAGGCCGGGTATTCAACGATTTCCATCGCGGATGACGGTCCAGGTATTTCGCCGGATGCCCTGCCCCATTTGTTTGAGCGCTTTTATAAAGGCACGAACGGCTGTTTTGGCTTGGGGTTGGCCATCGCGCAGGCGGCTGTTCGGCTGATGGGCGGAGACGTGGAGGCCGAAAATGCGGATGGGGGCGGCGCCGTGTTCCGTGTTCGGCTGCCTGACGCGATATCGCCTGGACAGGCGCCGTCATAAGCATGATTGACAAGGCCGAAGACCGTTCCCGGCGAGCGCCGCTCGCCTCGCCTTGGGTCACCGGCAGGTATCGTAGAAAACCGGCCGGCATGCGCACGGAGGTGTCGGCCGAAGCCGCTATAGCCTTTTTAAATGACGAACCATAGATTTTTCGTTTGCCGAAATAGGACGCAAACAGCGGAAACAAGATTGACGTTGTTTGTTCTCCGGGACTACAATAAAAACAGGCAAAGACGATTCGGTGCCTCTGCCTGCCGGAGGAGAATAGGGAACCGTGTGAAAATCGCGGGCAGCGCCCACTACTGTAACCTGTGTCCGCAGCCGCACAGTGCCACTGCCGTTCCGGCGGGAAGGCGCGGCCGCGCAGTGCAGAAAGCCAGGAGACCTGCCGGATCGTTTGCTCTCATCTCTGGGAATGGAGATAGGGACAATTTTTGTGCAAAAAGTTGTGTCTATTTCCTCCTGCATCATTCGGAGGAAGAAACATGAAACAAACATCGGTGACCGGGTATCCGCGCATCGGAGCGGACCGGGAACTCAAAAAATGGACGGAAGCGTATTTCCGTCACGAGCTGGACCGGCCCGCACTGCTTCAGCACGCCGCAGAGCTGCGTCGGCGGCAGTGGCATAGGCAGCGGGAGACGGGCGTGAACTTCATTCCGTCCAACGACTTTTCGCTCTACGACACGGTGCTCGATACGGCTGTCCTGTTCGGCGCAGTGCCGCAGCGTTACCATGACCTGGGGCTGAACGCACTGGACACGTATTTTGCCATGGCGAAAGGCTATCAAGGCACGCACGGGGATGTGCACGCCCTGCCCATGCGCAAATGGTTCAACACCAACTACCATTACATCGTGCCGGAGATCGACGGTGAAACCGTCTTTGCCTGCGGCTCGGAGAAACCCTTCGCGGAGTTTACGGAGGCGCTGGAGGCCGGTGTGCGTACCCGGCCGGTGCTGGTCGGGCCGTTTACCTTCTTGCGGTTGGCAGAAAATCGCTCGGACAAGCCGCTGCGCATGCTCGCGGAGGAACTGCTGCCCGTGTGCCGCAGCGTGCTCCTGCGGTTGGAAAAGCTGGGAGCGGAGTGGGTGCAGCTCGACGAGCCTTTCCTCGTGACCGACCTGACGGAGGACGACCTCGCGCTGTTCCGCACCCTCTACGACGGCCTTCTGGCCACGCCGGGCCGCCCGCGCGTGCTTCTGCAGACCTATTTCGGCGATGTGCGCGACAGCTACACGCAGCTCACCGGTATGGATTTCGACGCGATCGGGCTGGATTTCATCGAGGGTACGGAAAATCTGCGGCTTGTGGAGCAGCATGGATTTCCAGAAGGCAAAACGCTGGTTGCCGGCGTGGTCAACGGAAAAAACATCTGGGTGAACCATTATGAGCAGACGCTGGCGCTGATCCACCGGCTGGAGCAAGCAGTGGAGCCGGGCAAACTTGTGCTGGGCACCTCCTGTTCGCTGCTGCACGTACCCTACACCGTGCATAACGAACCGGACCTTGCGGAAACCTTCCGCGAGCATTTCGCCTTCGCCGAGGAAAAACTGGAGGAACTGGCTGAGCTGGCGCGCCTGTCGGATGACGCTGCGTGGGCGACGGACGCGGCATTCCTGCGCAACCGGGCCATTCTCGCGCGCAAGCAGGATGCGGCGTTCCGTTTCAACGACGTGCGCGCAGCTGTGTCCAGCCTGCGGGAGAATGATTTCATCCGCCGCCCGGCATTCGAAGAGCGGCGCGCCATCCAAAAGGCGGCGCTGAAACTGCCGCTGCTGCCCACCACAACCATCGGCTCCTTCCCGCAGACAAGCGAGGTGCGCGCCCTGCGCCGGGACTATAAAGCCGGCCGGATCACGGCGGAAACATATCATGCGGCCATCCGGCAGAAAATCGCGGATGTGATCGCCCTGCAGGAGGAAATCGGACTGGATGTATTGGTACATGGTGAGTTCGAGCGCAACGACATGGTGGAATACTTCGGTGAGAAGCTCGACGGGTTCCTCTTTACAAAAAACGCGTGGGTGCAGTCATATGGCACGCGCTGTGTGAAGCCGCCCGTTATCTTCGGCGACGTGCGGCGGCCCGGCCCGATGACCGTGGACACCATCGCTTACGCGCAAAGCCTGACCGACCGACCGGTGAAGGGCATGCTAACCGGGCCGGTGACCATTCTGAACTGGTCGTTCCCGCGCGAAGATCTGCCGCGCCGGGAGATTGCGTTCCAGATTGCGCTGGCCATCAAGGCCGAGGTGGCCGACCTGGAAGCGCGCGGCATCCGGATCATCCAGATCGACGAGGCCGCCCTGCGCGAAAAACTGCCGCTGCGCAAATGCGACTGGCACGCACAGTACCTGGACTGGGCCATCCCGGCGTTCCGTCTGGTGCACGCGTCCGTCCGGTCGGAAACGCAGATTCACACGCATATGTGCTACAGCCGATTCGAGGACATCATCCGGGACATTGACGACATGGATGCCGACGTGATCACCTTCGAAGCAGCCAAGTCCGACCTGTCGCTGCTCGATGTATTGAAAGCCGGCCATTTCAAAACCGAGGTTGGCCCCGGCGTTTACGACATCCACTCGCCCCGCGTGCCCGAGCGAGCAGAACTTGAAAACATCATCCGGCAACTGATTGCCAAACTGGATATCCACCGGCTTTGGGTCAATCCCGACTGCGGGCTCAAGACACGCGGTATGAAAGAAACCGTACCGAGCCTGAAAAACATGGTGCTGGCGGCGCAAGCATGCAGAAAATGAGCACAACCGGCCCGGACCCTGCTTGATTGCACGCTGACGGGGCACACTAGTTCCGGAGGTGTTCGCATGGAATTGCAGCGGATGCAGCTTGAAAACCTCAAGCTCAGAATGCAGAACGGAGAGACGATCGAAAGCACACGGGTGGAAAACGGCCAGTATATCATACAGTTATCAAACGCACCGGAAATAGCATTTGACGATCATTACAGACCAACCGTTGACAACACGATCGGCAAAACCCAAGATGGCGTGCGGGAAAACACGCTCGGGAACGACTCTGCGCCAAATTCCTCCAGACGCCGTCCCGGGCTGGAATCAAGCACCATGTCCATGC
Proteins encoded in this region:
- a CDS encoding DUF4317 domain-containing protein translates to MNEKEVAEIRRRFRQETSNITHIRGCFVNDQREIVSEFDQSLLSMSQEESEKFLAIIKRTLSGTLGKNLIDISFDTQQVVDGEEHQLLMELKNSSLKNEDAVQTFFQRVIQAVSMEGNYLILLAHDTYDIPYHSHDGDRQDDASSEVFPYILCSICAIKQTKPELSYFAVENVFHNCQENWLVSAPELGFLFPAFDDRSANIYNALYYTRNIEENHAEFVEAVFKTDVPMPAAEQKEIFQSVLGDALAEECRYDVVQSVHEQLCGMIEEHKANKETEPLVVCKGAVKDVLQSCGVSDATVSAFDEKYDAEFGADTELSPRNIVDTKKFEVRTPDVTIHVNPDRSDLVETRMIDGAKYILIRVEEGVEVNGVNIHIS
- a CDS encoding YcxB family protein, with protein sequence MELQYRLTEKDFGTCLYMLKKKTYLITTLVGGLAVLIATIFSMWSVLPETWFIAAATTVVFTVVLYFVLKWLHTLSVKHFVRKIGKASFEGLQTLSLTEEGLLDHSSLQDTKIPYTSIKSMEENNGYIVIKSSISLIFVPIKGIENPEDTVRFLATLKSKIG
- a CDS encoding winged helix-turn-helix transcriptional regulator translates to MHYPLTPDCTGGVCPVETTLNLISGKWKGIILYRLLSGKKRFGELKKIIPAITFRTLTLQLRQMEQDGIVERTVYAEVPPRVEYALTDLGKSMKPIIQSMCDWGTNYQKRVDQTGNPASN
- a CDS encoding sensor histidine kinase; translation: MKTLRRKILTPTLLLIILIPLLTLIIFNVFLRIYVQKNARADLQTEAQAMHAAAVQLLDSDPSAFQGQALDETMRKLSGSLHGGELSTNGADVLVFDSGKQLLFPKNTDPLSAASLWRVERRLSVKTVKNRVTEIRLGGNSYLLYMDTLAVPGNTVYLVLLAHLDLANRLLSMANLLLICIMVGGILIGVLVARRIAARFSKTVGQVCQTAEQIGSGKFATPTDLPTDILEFRVLMQSIARMAERLGAYDRAQKTFLQNASHELRTPLMSIQGYAEGIAQGVVPDTKAAAEIIAGESTRITGLVEELLTLSRLDSGTYDVRPVPIDLCKALPASAKRLGGLVLQSGREIRLRLPPDPAVVMGDEHLLAQSVENILSNGLRYARTSVTVSLRMEAGYSTISIADDGPGISPDALPHLFERFYKGTNGCFGLGLAIAQAAVRLMGGDVEAENADGGGAVFRVRLPDAISPGQAPS
- the fliD gene encoding flagellar filament capping protein FliD, whose product is MSGSNASSTSSSSTLISTLESKSSSAENTSASLLDELTGSSSSSSSSSAESAFESLLFSKTNALSTLYTNAKSFSSSASLLATAASNSSTLSCDDVSSYVSAYNSLITAASTSGTFAGEEDLSTLRQNMTDASDSLSSIGITINSNGTLTVNEDTLESALSSDASSVASTLSGLASTTKASASGLVSGTLTQYTESFKQSMSSYTKLNQDESGLELIGLLFDSKS
- the metE gene encoding 5-methyltetrahydropteroyltriglutamate--homocysteine S-methyltransferase; its protein translation is MKQTSVTGYPRIGADRELKKWTEAYFRHELDRPALLQHAAELRRRQWHRQRETGVNFIPSNDFSLYDTVLDTAVLFGAVPQRYHDLGLNALDTYFAMAKGYQGTHGDVHALPMRKWFNTNYHYIVPEIDGETVFACGSEKPFAEFTEALEAGVRTRPVLVGPFTFLRLAENRSDKPLRMLAEELLPVCRSVLLRLEKLGAEWVQLDEPFLVTDLTEDDLALFRTLYDGLLATPGRPRVLLQTYFGDVRDSYTQLTGMDFDAIGLDFIEGTENLRLVEQHGFPEGKTLVAGVVNGKNIWVNHYEQTLALIHRLEQAVEPGKLVLGTSCSLLHVPYTVHNEPDLAETFREHFAFAEEKLEELAELARLSDDAAWATDAAFLRNRAILARKQDAAFRFNDVRAAVSSLRENDFIRRPAFEERRAIQKAALKLPLLPTTTIGSFPQTSEVRALRRDYKAGRITAETYHAAIRQKIADVIALQEEIGLDVLVHGEFERNDMVEYFGEKLDGFLFTKNAWVQSYGTRCVKPPVIFGDVRRPGPMTVDTIAYAQSLTDRPVKGMLTGPVTILNWSFPREDLPRREIAFQIALAIKAEVADLEARGIRIIQIDEAALREKLPLRKCDWHAQYLDWAIPAFRLVHASVRSETQIHTHMCYSRFEDIIRDIDDMDADVITFEAAKSDLSLLDVLKAGHFKTEVGPGVYDIHSPRVPERAELENIIRQLIAKLDIHRLWVNPDCGLKTRGMKETVPSLKNMVLAAQACRK
- a CDS encoding response regulator transcription factor, with the protein product MKHLVYIADDEIHIRNLIEMFFQSGGYDTATFDSGDALLQAFEQRPAELVVLDVMMPGTDGLAVCTRLRQISDTFIIIVSARDSEFDRITGLTLGSDDYLTKPFSPMELVARANALFRRRESANLQADADTLSYAGLLLRLNAREATLNGVPLDLTPTEYDLMVYMARNREKAISRTELLRHVWRYGSGTEVDTRATDDTVKRLRKKLVKAGASFSIDSVWGFGFKLTQKGPHDEDPPT